Genomic segment of Gloeocapsa sp. PCC 73106:
TCGTCTAAGATCACGAATTGAACGTGATTCAATGCTAATTCCCCTATAGATATATTGAGTTCCTTTAATGCTACTCCTTGAGTGGTGACCTGTTCAAAGGGTACACCCTTAGCCATTTCAGCGTGATACCAAGCGATTCCCATAAAAAAGCGATTGGGATAGGGACCACCCTCAAAGAGATCATCGGGGTTAGACTCCATAGGTAACCAGCCAAAACCGGGTAGATAGAACTCCATCCAGACGTGATTATAATCCGGAGACAGGGGAATATCTTTTTGATCGGGATAGGGAGGACACTTGTATCTACCTACGGTTCGACAGGGAATTCCATTGAGTCGAGACAAAGCTAATAATAAACCGAGATACTCTCCACAAGAACCTACACCTCTTTTAAGGGCGATATCGGGGGTATCGATATGAGGTTTAATTCCATAGGATAGGTGATCGTAGACGTAATTACGGATATTGTAGACTTTGCGCAGTAGATTAGTTTCAGATTTTACCGCTTCTTGGGCAGCCCGAGAGATAATTTCTGTCCCCATGGCTAAATCATCGTCATCCACCAGATAACGGGTTTTGTACTCTTCTGACAGAGGTGGTAAAGATTCACAATCTTTGGGAGTAAGTTGATATTTAATACTCCATACTTCTAGAATAGCGCGCCAGCCAAAGATACAGCGAGTATCTCCAGTAAGGCGATCAAATTTAAAAACCGCTACCTTTTGTCCATCCTCTTTTTCCTCCTCGGTAAAGGGGAGTCCGATCGCTTCGATTTTAATAATTTTTTGCCGATTAGTTTGTGCCGGTAAAGCGATGCGCCATTCTAGATTTTGTAAATTCAACTGATCCAGGGGTGAAATTTCTTCTACATAGGTTATTTCTAGACGATAACCATTGGAGAGTGTGTATTTTTTTTCTGGGTAGTATTGGAAGTGGAGGGGATGGATAAAAGTGCGATCGCGGTATTGGAGTTCGTAGTTAGTCTCACGATTGGGGTTATCACGGATATAGGGTTCTTGAAAAGCGTAAGCTACATAGAGGGTTTCTCCATAAAAACTCAGTCCTGTGGGTAACTGAAAAGGAGTGAGTATACTGTAAATTATCTTACCCGTAGCTCGATCCAAACAATAAACGCTCTGTTCTAGATTATCCGATACCCACAGTTGTTCGTCTCTTACCGTGATATTTTCTACCCCAATCCCTGGCGCGTAAAAATGGGTAATTGGTTTGCCAGTTTCCCTATTAAATACCAATATTTTGCCGCTTTTTTGGCTAGTT
This window contains:
- a CDS encoding transglutaminase domain-containing protein — encoded protein: MKKSSLKTIRPIAAYSLHGLASWQNCLLAVDSITGYLLKIDPVTDNTAILNTLHWRDFVGSTGIAIADDQIWFTSRDGIYVSSLSEGEWTPQLLIQLEDPPDGVAVWGSTIYVTSQKSGKILVFNRETGKPITHFYAPGIGVENITVRDEQLWVSDNLEQSVYCLDRATGKIIYSILTPFQLPTGLSFYGETLYVAYAFQEPYIRDNPNRETNYELQYRDRTFIHPLHFQYYPEKKYTLSNGYRLEITYVEEISPLDQLNLQNLEWRIALPAQTNRQKIIKIEAIGLPFTEEEKEDGQKVAVFKFDRLTGDTRCIFGWRAILEVWSIKYQLTPKDCESLPPLSEEYKTRYLVDDDDLAMGTEIISRAAQEAVKSETNLLRKVYNIRNYVYDHLSYGIKPHIDTPDIALKRGVGSCGEYLGLLLALSRLNGIPCRTVGRYKCPPYPDQKDIPLSPDYNHVWMEFYLPGFGWLPMESNPDDLFEGGPYPNRFFMGIAWYHAEMAKGVPFEQVTTQGVALKELNISIGELALNHVQFVILDDVIPE